One Dermochelys coriacea isolate rDerCor1 chromosome 21, rDerCor1.pri.v4, whole genome shotgun sequence genomic window carries:
- the LEMD1 gene encoding LEM domain-containing protein 1 isoform X3 produces MAQVTVGVLIEKQEQENRDQDTTDEISIKLLSDNELQEKLLMYGAEPGPILPSTRTLYENKLRQLVNPSPQGLCAKPKESGDLDRDSESEEEKETGTEVVLETKDFKVTAACATGYCKAPHIEFSERHKKLLAPDADYSLAKIVAELEQILPEDKLPAHRTQGQKRSGGSSPQASRRTKAADTLGDSVGKDDGQGKTWFPDPRSPIGISPAKRRSVRESDLSTQNIVEKSKVEKEKPKAAALEQEEVHRGILSMPIRIAILAIFVFVLFVYVTMETNPDNPFTNFITGRG; encoded by the exons ATGGCCCAGGTTACTGTTGGCGTGTTAATAGAAAAGCAAGAGCAAGAAAACAGAGACCAAGACACAACAGATGAAATCAGCATTAAACTACTGAGTGACAATGAATTACAGGAAAAGCTTCTCATGTATGGTGCTGAGCCTGGACCAATACTAC CTTCTACAAGGACTCTTTATGAGAATAAACTACGGCAGTTGGTGAATCCAAGTCCACAAGGATTATGTGCCAAGCCAAAAGAAAGTGGAGATCTTGACCGGGACTCTGAGAGTGAGGAAGAAAAAG AGACAGGTACTGAAGTAGTTCTTGAAACAAAAGACTTCAAAGTGACAGCAGCTTGTGCCACTGGCTACTGTAAA GCACCACACATTGAATTTTCAGAACGCCATAAGAAACTCCTAGCACCTGATGCAGATTACAGTCTTGCCAAGATAGTGGCCGAG CTAGAGCAAATATTGCCAGAGGATAAGTTGCCTGCACATCGGACACAAGGACAGAAGAGGTCAGGTGGCAGCAGTCCCCAAGCTAGTCGTAGGACAAAG GCAGCTGACACATTGGGTGACTCAGTTGGCAAAGATGATGGTCAAGGTAAAACATGGTTTCCTGATCCTCGGTCTCCCATAGGAATAAG TCCTGCTAAGAGAAGATCAGTGAGAGAGAGTGACCTGTCAACACAGAATATTGTGGAGAAGTCCAAAGTGGAAAAGGAGAAGCCCAAGGCAGCAGCATTAGAGCAGGAGGAGGTCCATCGAGGAATCTTATCAATGCCCATAAGGATTGCTATACTCGCTATCTTTGTTTTCGTACTCTTTGTGTATGTAACTATGGAGACTAACCCAGACAATCCATTCACAAACTTCATCACAGGAAGAGGATAG
- the LEMD1 gene encoding LEM domain-containing protein 1 isoform X1, which yields MAQVTVGVLIEKQEQENRDQDTTDEISIKLLSDNELQEKLLMYGAEPGPILPSTRTLYENKLRQLVNPSPQGLCAKPKESGDLDRDSESEEEKETGTEVVLETKDFKVTAACATGYCKAPHIEFSERHKKLLAPDADYSLAKIVAELEQILPEDKLPAHRTQGQKRSGGSSPQASRRTKGKIMLDKSTMTYRTPANTPQASIFVKQSRLQAADTLGDSVGKDDGQGKTWFPDPRSPIGISPAKRRSVRESDLSTQNIVEKSKVEKEKPKAAALEQEEVHRGILSMPIRIAILAIFVFVLFVYVTMETNPDNPFTNFITGRG from the exons ATGGCCCAGGTTACTGTTGGCGTGTTAATAGAAAAGCAAGAGCAAGAAAACAGAGACCAAGACACAACAGATGAAATCAGCATTAAACTACTGAGTGACAATGAATTACAGGAAAAGCTTCTCATGTATGGTGCTGAGCCTGGACCAATACTAC CTTCTACAAGGACTCTTTATGAGAATAAACTACGGCAGTTGGTGAATCCAAGTCCACAAGGATTATGTGCCAAGCCAAAAGAAAGTGGAGATCTTGACCGGGACTCTGAGAGTGAGGAAGAAAAAG AGACAGGTACTGAAGTAGTTCTTGAAACAAAAGACTTCAAAGTGACAGCAGCTTGTGCCACTGGCTACTGTAAA GCACCACACATTGAATTTTCAGAACGCCATAAGAAACTCCTAGCACCTGATGCAGATTACAGTCTTGCCAAGATAGTGGCCGAG CTAGAGCAAATATTGCCAGAGGATAAGTTGCCTGCACATCGGACACAAGGACAGAAGAGGTCAGGTGGCAGCAGTCCCCAAGCTAGTCGTAGGACAAAG GGTAAGATCATGCTGGACAAGAGCACAATGACTTATCGAACACCAGCTAATACTCCACAGGCCTCAATATTTGTTAAACAGAGTAGACTGCAG GCAGCTGACACATTGGGTGACTCAGTTGGCAAAGATGATGGTCAAGGTAAAACATGGTTTCCTGATCCTCGGTCTCCCATAGGAATAAG TCCTGCTAAGAGAAGATCAGTGAGAGAGAGTGACCTGTCAACACAGAATATTGTGGAGAAGTCCAAAGTGGAAAAGGAGAAGCCCAAGGCAGCAGCATTAGAGCAGGAGGAGGTCCATCGAGGAATCTTATCAATGCCCATAAGGATTGCTATACTCGCTATCTTTGTTTTCGTACTCTTTGTGTATGTAACTATGGAGACTAACCCAGACAATCCATTCACAAACTTCATCACAGGAAGAGGATAG
- the LEMD1 gene encoding LEM domain-containing protein 1 isoform X2, which translates to MAQVTVGVLIEKQEQENRDQDTTDEISIKLLSDNELQEKLLMYGAEPGPILPSTRTLYENKLRQLVNPSPQGLCAKPKESGDLDRDSESEEEKETGTEVVLETKDFKVTAACATGYCKAPHIEFSERHKKLLAPDADYSLAKIVAEKIFQKCYPQNHVPEEIVKQNGANEGKIMLDKSTMTYRTPANTPQASIFVKQSRLQAADTLGDSVGKDDGQGKTWFPDPRSPIGISPAKRRSVRESDLSTQNIVEKSKVEKEKPKAAALEQEEVHRGILSMPIRIAILAIFVFVLFVYVTMETNPDNPFTNFITGRG; encoded by the exons ATGGCCCAGGTTACTGTTGGCGTGTTAATAGAAAAGCAAGAGCAAGAAAACAGAGACCAAGACACAACAGATGAAATCAGCATTAAACTACTGAGTGACAATGAATTACAGGAAAAGCTTCTCATGTATGGTGCTGAGCCTGGACCAATACTAC CTTCTACAAGGACTCTTTATGAGAATAAACTACGGCAGTTGGTGAATCCAAGTCCACAAGGATTATGTGCCAAGCCAAAAGAAAGTGGAGATCTTGACCGGGACTCTGAGAGTGAGGAAGAAAAAG AGACAGGTACTGAAGTAGTTCTTGAAACAAAAGACTTCAAAGTGACAGCAGCTTGTGCCACTGGCTACTGTAAA GCACCACACATTGAATTTTCAGAACGCCATAAGAAACTCCTAGCACCTGATGCAGATTACAGTCTTGCCAAGATAGTGGCCGAG aaaatctTCCAAAAGTGCTATCCACAAAACCATGTCCCAGAGGAAATAGTAAAGCAAAATGGTGCAAATGAG GGTAAGATCATGCTGGACAAGAGCACAATGACTTATCGAACACCAGCTAATACTCCACAGGCCTCAATATTTGTTAAACAGAGTAGACTGCAG GCAGCTGACACATTGGGTGACTCAGTTGGCAAAGATGATGGTCAAGGTAAAACATGGTTTCCTGATCCTCGGTCTCCCATAGGAATAAG TCCTGCTAAGAGAAGATCAGTGAGAGAGAGTGACCTGTCAACACAGAATATTGTGGAGAAGTCCAAAGTGGAAAAGGAGAAGCCCAAGGCAGCAGCATTAGAGCAGGAGGAGGTCCATCGAGGAATCTTATCAATGCCCATAAGGATTGCTATACTCGCTATCTTTGTTTTCGTACTCTTTGTGTATGTAACTATGGAGACTAACCCAGACAATCCATTCACAAACTTCATCACAGGAAGAGGATAG
- the LEMD1 gene encoding LEM domain-containing protein 1 isoform X4: protein MAQVTVGVLIEKQEQENRDQDTTDEISIKLLSDNELQEKLLMYGAEPGPILPSTRTLYENKLRQLVNPSPQGLCAKPKESGDLDRDSESEEEKETGTEVVLETKDFKVTAACATGYCKAPHIEFSERHKKLLAPDADYSLAKIVAEAADTLGDSVGKDDGQGKTWFPDPRSPIGISPAKRRSVRESDLSTQNIVEKSKVEKEKPKAAALEQEEVHRGILSMPIRIAILAIFVFVLFVYVTMETNPDNPFTNFITGRG from the exons ATGGCCCAGGTTACTGTTGGCGTGTTAATAGAAAAGCAAGAGCAAGAAAACAGAGACCAAGACACAACAGATGAAATCAGCATTAAACTACTGAGTGACAATGAATTACAGGAAAAGCTTCTCATGTATGGTGCTGAGCCTGGACCAATACTAC CTTCTACAAGGACTCTTTATGAGAATAAACTACGGCAGTTGGTGAATCCAAGTCCACAAGGATTATGTGCCAAGCCAAAAGAAAGTGGAGATCTTGACCGGGACTCTGAGAGTGAGGAAGAAAAAG AGACAGGTACTGAAGTAGTTCTTGAAACAAAAGACTTCAAAGTGACAGCAGCTTGTGCCACTGGCTACTGTAAA GCACCACACATTGAATTTTCAGAACGCCATAAGAAACTCCTAGCACCTGATGCAGATTACAGTCTTGCCAAGATAGTGGCCGAG GCAGCTGACACATTGGGTGACTCAGTTGGCAAAGATGATGGTCAAGGTAAAACATGGTTTCCTGATCCTCGGTCTCCCATAGGAATAAG TCCTGCTAAGAGAAGATCAGTGAGAGAGAGTGACCTGTCAACACAGAATATTGTGGAGAAGTCCAAAGTGGAAAAGGAGAAGCCCAAGGCAGCAGCATTAGAGCAGGAGGAGGTCCATCGAGGAATCTTATCAATGCCCATAAGGATTGCTATACTCGCTATCTTTGTTTTCGTACTCTTTGTGTATGTAACTATGGAGACTAACCCAGACAATCCATTCACAAACTTCATCACAGGAAGAGGATAG